Part of the uncultured Cohaesibacter sp. genome is shown below.
CCATCTGCTTTGACCGGAAGGGAAAGCTCCAGCCACAGACCGATGACGTCGAGGGCAGCCATCTGGTGCTGATCCTGTCGGATCGGGTTTCCCGGTCCCACGTCGCAGAACTCGTTGCCAAGGGTGTGTCGGTGCTGTTTGCCGGACCGGACGGCAACGATATCGCCGGTGCCATCGGGCGCCTGTCGGACGCTTTCAAGGTCAGGGCGCTCCTGCTAGAGGGCGGTGGCGTGCTGAACGGAGCCTTTCTGGAACAGGGGATGATCGACGAGACCAGCACGCTGGTCATGCCGGTGCTCGATGGGGAATCCGGTATCCCGTCCATCTATGACCACGAGGGCAAGCTGCGTGGCAAGAGCCTCAAACTGCTTGATGTCGAAACGCTCGCCTATGATGCCGTCTGGATGCATCACCAGATCAAGCCCGATTGATCGGCGGCTGCGCCAAGGGGGCTCCCGATGGGTGGCCCTGACTATGCGCCGCAATAGACATCTATCGACTTTCTCAAAAG
Proteins encoded:
- a CDS encoding dihydrofolate reductase family protein → MSRPRIICHMVASLDGRLLTERWNGLPQEALDLYEEIADRLDADGWIVGRTTMSSFIPAGDENLEPAFDPAAKPLDHIGIPAGRSLAICFDRKGKLQPQTDDVEGSHLVLILSDRVSRSHVAELVAKGVSVLFAGPDGNDIAGAIGRLSDAFKVRALLLEGGGVLNGAFLEQGMIDETSTLVMPVLDGESGIPSIYDHEGKLRGKSLKLLDVETLAYDAVWMHHQIKPD